In one window of Reinekea forsetii DNA:
- a CDS encoding tyrosine-type recombinase/integrase, with amino-acid sequence MTAQKLVPIFDNLNYMANPFRQGFNVSEPTLALTTIPANALNADALCCAQFLYTYRGSLDTFASYRREIERFVQWCWFVEGLCLSEVRRQHIEAFVHFCQAPPLSWIGVKSVQRFQNGDGLRIANPAWRPFVVKVSKRDHRLGADPDPKQYDLSQSALQALFSVLSTFFNYLIQEEAVALNPVAQIRQKGKFLRKRQAVSTVRRLSEAQWHEVLMAIEAVLHEDPDKWQRSLFIVSCLFGLYLRISELAASDRWQPEMEHFWKDAQGNWWFTTVGKGNKERDISVSDAMLTALRRYRQYLGLTPLPLIGDHTPLIAKIRGKGGIASTRQIRFIVQECFDLATLRLKAQGESEEAAALETATVHWLRHTGISEDVKTRPREHVRDDAGHGSSAITDRYIDVERQARHASARAKKINPT; translated from the coding sequence GTGACCGCACAGAAGCTGGTGCCCATTTTTGACAATCTGAACTACATGGCCAATCCGTTTCGGCAGGGCTTTAATGTCAGTGAACCTACTCTGGCACTGACCACCATCCCGGCCAATGCATTGAACGCCGACGCGCTATGCTGTGCGCAATTTCTTTATACCTATCGCGGCAGCCTAGACACCTTTGCCTCGTACCGGCGCGAGATCGAGCGTTTTGTGCAATGGTGTTGGTTTGTTGAAGGCCTGTGTCTGAGCGAGGTGCGCCGCCAGCATATAGAGGCCTTCGTCCATTTCTGCCAAGCACCGCCGCTCAGCTGGATCGGGGTTAAATCGGTGCAACGCTTTCAGAATGGCGACGGGTTGCGCATTGCCAATCCGGCCTGGCGCCCCTTTGTGGTCAAGGTCAGTAAACGCGACCATCGACTCGGCGCCGACCCAGATCCAAAGCAGTATGACCTCAGTCAATCGGCCCTCCAGGCCCTATTTTCGGTGCTCAGCACCTTCTTTAATTATCTGATACAAGAAGAAGCCGTGGCCTTGAACCCGGTGGCGCAAATCCGCCAAAAAGGAAAGTTTCTGCGCAAGCGTCAAGCCGTCAGTACCGTGCGCCGTCTTTCTGAAGCCCAATGGCATGAGGTGTTGATGGCCATCGAGGCGGTCTTACACGAGGACCCGGATAAATGGCAGCGGTCGCTCTTTATCGTCAGCTGTTTATTCGGCCTTTATCTGCGGATTTCAGAGTTAGCCGCCTCGGATCGCTGGCAGCCAGAGATGGAACACTTTTGGAAAGACGCGCAGGGCAACTGGTGGTTTACCACGGTCGGCAAGGGGAACAAGGAACGCGACATCTCGGTGTCCGATGCCATGTTGACCGCATTGCGGCGCTATCGTCAGTATTTAGGGCTCACCCCCCTGCCATTGATTGGCGACCACACGCCGCTGATTGCCAAAATTCGTGGCAAAGGCGGTATTGCCAGTACCCGGCAAATTCGCTTTATTGTTCAGGAATGCTTCGACTTGGCGACCTTAAGACTGAAGGCCCAGGGTGAATCTGAGGAGGCTGCGGCGCTGGAAACGGCGACAGTGCATTGGTTGCGCCATACTGGCATTTCTGAAGATGTCAAAACACGACCGCGTGAGCATGTGCGTGACGACGCCGGTCACGGTTCCAGCGCCATCACCGATCGCTACATCGATGTTGAACGCCAGGCCCGGCACGCCAGTGCGCGAGCCAAAAAAATCAATCCGACGTAA
- the gspL gene encoding type II secretion system protein GspL has protein sequence MSIQLSLFWDTADRLEWYWPGDPSVFEGSFEELLDQKQAHNLTVCSVRLFLPEYWFSTLELNLPAKTRRLSGQALKFAAEEFLAQDIDSVHLVLKNKPLGGAATVLVTGLERFSRVLQTLRVRGLIVLEAFNCQDFSIPENQTNETLLQISEQIVTLSARDQIFKIHPKGFSQWFDMWSQQNQLDPEAPILIISAHADGVAKSIVNQLEATGVPVQWVVQDIKQLIDWHDRAEGNRQPGNLITAEFSQQPSNSQYQLWLPAAVAGLAAFVVWVSLTLLDNHRLQIRIEQTLAASDNVFLQVFGQDKRIQRSLMTREMRTLATESGIVDRSVQVNALAVLNDLTIASPSFKLEDFRYNHDRKEAYFTLVQDIADAGDAFALFESLKTGLTDKGYTVEYSANQDKDVFRARFKSVYGGQV, from the coding sequence ATGAGTATTCAATTAAGCCTGTTTTGGGACACCGCCGATCGCCTAGAGTGGTATTGGCCAGGCGACCCGAGTGTTTTTGAGGGTTCGTTCGAGGAATTGCTGGATCAAAAACAAGCGCATAATCTAACCGTCTGTTCGGTCAGGTTGTTTTTACCCGAATACTGGTTCTCGACCCTTGAGCTGAACTTACCGGCCAAGACGCGACGCCTGTCTGGCCAAGCCCTGAAGTTTGCCGCCGAAGAATTCCTCGCCCAAGACATCGATAGCGTGCATCTGGTATTGAAAAACAAGCCACTGGGCGGGGCAGCCACCGTCTTGGTCACCGGGCTGGAGCGCTTTAGTCGGGTCTTACAGACCCTGCGCGTGCGCGGCTTGATCGTCTTGGAGGCCTTTAATTGCCAAGATTTCTCGATCCCAGAAAATCAGACCAACGAAACCCTATTACAGATCTCCGAGCAGATCGTCACCCTGAGTGCCCGAGACCAGATATTCAAGATACATCCCAAGGGCTTCTCGCAATGGTTTGATATGTGGTCGCAGCAAAATCAACTCGACCCTGAGGCGCCGATCCTGATCATCAGTGCCCATGCCGATGGTGTGGCCAAGTCGATTGTCAACCAACTGGAAGCAACCGGTGTCCCCGTGCAGTGGGTCGTTCAGGATATAAAACAGCTCATCGATTGGCATGATCGGGCAGAGGGTAACAGGCAGCCTGGCAACCTGATTACCGCTGAATTCAGTCAACAGCCTTCCAATTCCCAATATCAGCTGTGGCTACCCGCCGCAGTCGCCGGTCTGGCCGCCTTTGTCGTCTGGGTGAGCCTAACCCTATTGGATAATCATCGGCTGCAGATTCGGATCGAGCAAACCTTAGCGGCCAGCGATAACGTTTTTCTGCAGGTCTTTGGTCAGGATAAGCGCATCCAACGGTCGTTGATGACCCGGGAAATGCGCACCTTGGCGACTGAATCCGGCATTGTCGATCGAAGTGTGCAAGTGAATGCCTTGGCCGTGTTAAACGATCTAACGATTGCCAGCCCTAGCTTCAAACTGGAAGATTTCCGTTACAATCATGACCGTAAAGAGGCCTATTTCACCCTGGTTCAGGATATTGCCGACGCGGGCGATGCCTTTGCCTTATTCGAATCCCTCAAAACCGGTCTAACCGACAAAGGCTACACGGTCGAATACTCGGCCAATCAAGACAAGGACGTATTTCGGGCGCGGTTTAAGTCGGTTTATGGGGGGCAAGTCTGA
- a CDS encoding metal ABC transporter ATP-binding protein: MLTFENLTLGYDRHPAVHHLNATIVEGDFIALVGPNGAGKSTLLKSILGQLTPIEGRVVFNGIGKNDISYLPQASAVDRTFPITAEQFVATGLWQELGAFGQVKKHHRERIHLALVKVGLAGLEHRTLDALSGGQFQRLLFARKLMQQARLLLLDEPFSGVDEQTVEDLMQVITDLHSNGATIVAVIHNLSLVRRYFPRALLLSRELIAMGDTAQVLTPDNLNRASSLGFADELDPEICAVHDHA, from the coding sequence ATGTTGACCTTTGAGAACCTCACCCTAGGTTACGATCGTCATCCGGCGGTCCATCATCTCAATGCCACCATTGTTGAGGGTGACTTCATCGCCTTGGTCGGCCCCAATGGCGCTGGCAAGTCGACGTTGCTTAAGTCGATTTTAGGCCAATTGACGCCTATTGAGGGTCGGGTGGTCTTTAATGGCATCGGCAAAAACGATATCAGCTATCTGCCCCAAGCTAGCGCGGTCGACCGCACCTTTCCAATCACCGCCGAACAGTTTGTCGCGACCGGGCTGTGGCAGGAATTGGGTGCCTTTGGTCAGGTCAAAAAACATCACCGTGAGCGAATTCATCTGGCCTTGGTTAAGGTCGGTTTGGCGGGCTTGGAGCATCGCACCCTTGATGCCCTATCCGGCGGCCAGTTTCAACGCCTGTTATTTGCCCGCAAGCTGATGCAGCAGGCGCGCTTGCTGCTGTTAGACGAACCCTTCAGTGGTGTCGATGAACAGACGGTTGAGGATCTGATGCAGGTCATCACCGACCTGCATAGTAATGGTGCGACCATTGTCGCGGTGATTCATAACTTGAGTCTGGTCAGACGCTACTTTCCCCGCGCCCTGCTCCTGTCCCGCGAGCTGATCGCCATGGGTGACACGGCGCAGGTGCTAACACCCGATAATTTAAATCGCGCCAGTAGCCTCGGCTTTGCGGACGAGTTAGACCCTGAAATCTGTGCGGTACACGACCATGCTTGA
- a CDS encoding rhodanese-like domain-containing protein, producing the protein MFGFLKKLFADDTDALLDALRQGASIIDVRSAAEFSSGSVTGAINIAHTDIGNAQIQIATLSVPIIVCCASGMRSSMALEELKRMGFDPVINGKTWNRIEQLKQKL; encoded by the coding sequence ATGTTTGGATTCTTAAAGAAGTTATTTGCCGACGACACCGATGCGCTCCTCGATGCACTGCGCCAAGGCGCCAGCATTATCGATGTTCGATCCGCGGCTGAATTCAGTTCCGGTTCTGTTACCGGCGCTATTAATATAGCCCACACCGACATTGGCAATGCTCAGATCCAGATTGCCACGCTCAGCGTGCCGATTATTGTCTGCTGTGCTTCGGGTATGCGCTCGTCGATGGCCCTGGAAGAACTGAAGCGAATGGGCTTTGATCCGGTAATCAATGGCAAAACGTGGAACCGTATAGAGCAACTCAAACAAAAGCTTTAA
- a CDS encoding sensor histidine kinase has product MRKIVDSVYQNSLAQNVEGMTGYLAWAIVCYLTLSSEPADTLAGQLKLLTIVLCLLLFILGFYFTTREQPFKRMDSRIRQLSVVGQLIAILLIRTLTNSGVVSILAVALAAQLPIRFNHLPALMGALALIAIDYFYNAFYWQTPDALVWTALGGAFNLFAFRMSQRVIQEQEARDEITMLNRELIATQALLQESTKQSERLRISRDLHDGLGHHLTALILKLQYLTYTTEGENKAHVVEAHWVAKQLLTDVRETVHEMREGSNIGLKDALDALVAQIPRLKIDLVVAPNFKLNDAKTAETLFRCVQEAITNTLKHGNASEMHISLAQQPHQVELAVKDNGHCQLSIHEGNGLKGMRERIEKLRGHIDINTARGFGLNIRIPTMEAL; this is encoded by the coding sequence TTGAGAAAAATAGTGGATAGCGTGTACCAAAACTCCTTAGCCCAGAACGTTGAAGGCATGACCGGATACTTGGCTTGGGCCATTGTCTGCTACTTAACCCTCAGTTCTGAGCCGGCCGATACCTTGGCAGGCCAACTCAAGTTATTAACCATCGTACTCTGCCTATTACTGTTTATTCTTGGTTTTTACTTCACCACACGCGAACAGCCCTTTAAACGGATGGACAGCCGAATTCGTCAGCTGTCGGTGGTGGGCCAATTGATTGCCATTTTACTGATCCGCACCCTAACCAACTCAGGGGTGGTGTCGATATTGGCCGTCGCCCTAGCGGCCCAGTTACCGATTCGGTTTAATCACTTGCCGGCGCTAATGGGTGCGTTAGCGCTGATTGCTATCGACTACTTTTACAATGCGTTCTACTGGCAAACGCCTGATGCCTTGGTATGGACCGCTCTAGGTGGGGCTTTTAACCTATTTGCCTTTCGCATGAGTCAGCGGGTTATCCAAGAACAGGAAGCACGCGATGAAATCACCATGCTCAATCGCGAGCTGATTGCCACCCAGGCGCTGTTACAGGAATCAACCAAACAAAGTGAGCGACTGCGCATCTCACGTGACCTGCACGACGGTTTGGGACATCATTTAACGGCTCTGATTCTAAAATTACAGTATTTAACCTATACCACCGAAGGTGAAAACAAGGCCCATGTCGTTGAGGCCCATTGGGTCGCCAAACAATTGCTTACCGATGTGCGCGAAACGGTGCACGAGATGCGTGAAGGCTCCAATATCGGGCTTAAGGATGCATTGGATGCATTGGTCGCGCAAATTCCACGCTTGAAGATCGATCTCGTCGTGGCACCCAATTTTAAGCTCAACGATGCAAAAACCGCCGAAACTCTGTTTCGCTGCGTCCAGGAGGCAATCACCAATACCTTGAAGCATGGCAATGCCAGTGAAATGCATATTAGTCTGGCTCAGCAGCCCCATCAGGTTGAACTGGCGGTCAAGGATAATGGTCATTGCCAACTGAGCATTCACGAGGGTAACGGCCTAAAAGGGATGCGCGAACGCATCGAGAAATTACGCGGCCACATCGATATTAACACCGCGAGGGGCTTTGGCCTGAACATCCGCATCCCAACCATGGAGGCACTATGA
- a CDS encoding rhomboid family intramembrane serine protease, protein MEKPKIMAGPLLLVVTISLVALVQLLSPVDLRAFGLQPRSLHGFLGILTMPFLHGNLAHFLGNIGPLAVLAIMVSASQRGRFYSITISLIVTTGVFTWLLASPGYVVGASGLIFAYWGFLIAAAWHRRDLKSIVFAAVTILIYGSLLLSLTEIRQGISFAAHFSGLISGLWLAKYMAK, encoded by the coding sequence ATGGAAAAACCTAAGATCATGGCTGGGCCCCTGCTGCTGGTCGTAACTATCAGCCTAGTGGCCCTGGTGCAGCTGCTGTCGCCGGTCGATTTGCGCGCTTTTGGCCTACAACCTCGCAGCCTGCACGGTTTCCTCGGGATCCTTACTATGCCGTTTTTACACGGCAACCTGGCGCATTTTTTGGGTAATATTGGCCCACTTGCGGTATTGGCCATAATGGTCAGTGCCAGTCAACGCGGTCGCTTCTATTCGATTACCATCAGTCTCATTGTCACAACGGGCGTCTTTACTTGGCTGCTGGCCAGTCCGGGCTATGTGGTCGGGGCATCGGGACTCATTTTTGCTTATTGGGGTTTCCTTATTGCAGCGGCGTGGCATCGCAGGGATTTAAAATCAATCGTCTTTGCGGCGGTAACGATTCTGATTTACGGTTCGTTGCTGCTGTCGTTAACCGAAATACGCCAGGGTATATCCTTTGCTGCACATTTCTCGGGTCTGATCAGCGGGCTCTGGCTGGCTAAATACATGGCCAAATAG
- a CDS encoding MDR family MFS transporter, translating into MTTTEQGPVISPAERKGALVGVLLALFMAALDQTIVSTATPMIIKDLAFPTNWITWLTTSYLVTSTALLPIWGKLSDLYGRRPMLMWGLGIFVVASVLCGLSQTPLQLVIFRAMQGAGSAAIFANAFAVVGDLFEPRDRPKYQGLFGAMFGLSSVIGPWIGGLLTDYISWHWVFLVNVPVGGVAMWFIYKRMPLLRHTTGQQIDFYGAALLLLSVVPLLIALSLAPVSYAWNSLEILSMFALSFLATFVFIRHELKHDGAILDLDLFKDRAFSLTALASFSLGAVFLGSIVFIPLYMVNVLGVSATSSGATLTPLTLGLVFGNVVSGQLVSRIGSYKPVLIPSLVVLMLSYLWLALTLDADQTQLNVIIKLVVLGMALGPTIPLYTQMMINTAPRKKMGVASSSATFVRQMGSSMGLAFLGTVFSAHLAMGFATQIEPQIPAQFKVALTSDMSAEEAQSHTKSQAASFDFDQLRRSIQEQVTEPTAQAQAMAKVDTLQRSFRVLWADATRQIFWFGFFIIVIGLLFTVFIPEVPMGPAQKKPAKEKVA; encoded by the coding sequence ATGACTACAACAGAACAGGGCCCGGTTATCAGCCCGGCCGAACGCAAAGGAGCGTTGGTCGGTGTTTTATTGGCTCTCTTTATGGCCGCACTGGACCAAACCATCGTTTCCACCGCGACCCCGATGATTATCAAAGATCTGGCCTTTCCAACCAATTGGATAACCTGGTTAACCACCTCTTATCTGGTAACCAGCACCGCGCTCTTGCCGATCTGGGGTAAGTTGTCCGACCTCTATGGTCGCCGACCGATGCTGATGTGGGGTTTGGGCATTTTTGTGGTGGCCTCGGTGCTCTGCGGCCTATCGCAAACCCCGCTGCAGTTAGTCATTTTTCGCGCGATGCAAGGCGCCGGCTCTGCGGCTATTTTTGCCAATGCCTTTGCCGTTGTCGGCGATCTCTTTGAACCGCGCGACCGGCCCAAATATCAAGGGCTGTTCGGTGCCATGTTTGGTTTGAGTTCGGTCATTGGCCCCTGGATTGGCGGACTCTTGACCGATTACATCAGTTGGCATTGGGTATTTTTGGTCAATGTGCCGGTCGGCGGCGTGGCCATGTGGTTTATCTATAAGAGGATGCCGCTGTTGCGCCATACCACCGGGCAACAGATCGATTTCTATGGTGCGGCCCTGCTCCTGTTGTCGGTTGTGCCACTGCTTATCGCGCTATCGTTGGCACCGGTCAGCTATGCCTGGAACTCGCTGGAGATCCTCTCGATGTTTGCCCTATCGTTCCTAGCCACCTTTGTCTTTATTCGCCATGAGCTGAAACACGACGGTGCCATACTGGACCTCGATCTCTTTAAGGATCGTGCCTTCAGCCTGACCGCATTGGCTTCTTTTTCCTTGGGTGCCGTCTTTTTAGGTTCGATCGTGTTCATTCCGCTCTATATGGTCAATGTCTTGGGCGTCAGCGCGACCAGTTCCGGTGCGACCCTGACGCCCCTAACCCTGGGTCTGGTGTTTGGTAATGTGGTCAGTGGTCAACTAGTCTCCCGCATTGGCTCCTATAAGCCGGTCTTGATTCCAAGCCTGGTGGTTCTGATGCTGAGCTATCTGTGGCTAGCCCTAACCCTCGACGCGGATCAGACCCAGCTCAATGTTATTATCAAACTGGTGGTCTTAGGCATGGCGTTAGGGCCGACCATTCCGCTCTATACCCAGATGATGATCAACACGGCACCGCGCAAGAAGATGGGGGTTGCCTCGTCATCGGCGACCTTTGTGCGCCAAATGGGCAGCAGCATGGGCTTAGCCTTTCTCGGTACGGTGTTCAGCGCGCATCTGGCCATGGGTTTTGCAACTCAGATTGAACCGCAGATCCCGGCCCAGTTTAAGGTGGCTTTGACCTCTGATATGAGTGCTGAGGAAGCCCAATCCCATACCAAGAGTCAGGCCGCATCGTTCGATTTTGATCAACTGAGGCGGTCGATACAGGAACAGGTGACCGAACCAACCGCTCAGGCTCAGGCCATGGCAAAGGTGGACACACTGCAACGCAGTTTCAGGGTGCTCTGGGCCGATGCGACCCGGCAGATATTCTGGTTTGGCTTCTTTATTATTGTTATTGGTCTACTGTTCACCGTCTTTATTCCGGAAGTCCCGATGGGGCCGGCGCAGAAAAAGCCTGCGAAAGAAAAGGTTGCCTAG
- the gorA gene encoding glutathione-disulfide reductase produces the protein MNYDFDLLVIGAGSGGVRAARMAAQMGVRVAVIEARYLGGTCVNVGCVPKKLFVYASEFNQSFIDSAGFGYTVDKKPTFDWPTLRDNKTAEIERLQGVYQGLLENSGVTIINGHGEFVTEHSVRVGDQVYSAANILIATGSWPVTTPIPGNELVMTSNEFFYMDEFPRHAIVVGGGYIAVEFAGILNGLGSDTHLVYRGAPVLRGFDDDIRQFVSEELIEAGIDIHYGRTVEKVEKQADGRLAVTFDNDQVVVTDAVINALGRKALVEPLKLAAAGVELASRGHLEVNEHYQTNVPHIFAVGDVIGRVQLTPVALAEGMYVAHHLFSQDAPRKVNYGLIPTAVFCQPNLGTVGLSENEAILQYDRVAVFVSRFKAMKNTLSGSTHRTLMKVLVDTETDKVIGCHMVGHEAGEIIQGLAVALQAGATKADFDSTLGIHPTAAEEFVTMRTPTRFIGRTVTSD, from the coding sequence ATGAACTATGACTTCGACTTACTCGTCATCGGCGCCGGATCCGGAGGCGTTCGCGCCGCCCGAATGGCCGCCCAAATGGGCGTACGGGTGGCAGTCATCGAAGCTCGCTATCTGGGCGGAACCTGTGTCAATGTCGGTTGTGTGCCCAAAAAACTGTTCGTCTATGCTTCGGAATTCAATCAGAGCTTTATAGACTCGGCCGGTTTTGGCTACACGGTAGACAAAAAACCCACCTTTGATTGGCCCACACTGCGAGATAATAAAACCGCGGAGATCGAGCGATTGCAAGGGGTCTATCAAGGTCTGCTGGAAAATAGTGGGGTCACCATCATCAACGGTCACGGTGAGTTTGTTACCGAACACAGTGTCCGGGTCGGTGATCAGGTCTACAGCGCCGCCAACATCTTGATTGCCACAGGCAGCTGGCCGGTGACCACTCCGATCCCTGGTAATGAACTGGTAATGACCTCGAATGAATTCTTTTATATGGACGAGTTTCCCCGTCACGCCATTGTCGTCGGCGGCGGTTATATCGCGGTAGAGTTTGCCGGCATCTTGAACGGTTTAGGCTCGGACACCCATCTGGTGTATCGCGGCGCACCGGTATTGCGCGGCTTCGACGATGATATTCGCCAATTTGTCTCCGAAGAACTGATCGAGGCGGGTATTGATATCCATTACGGCCGTACCGTGGAGAAGGTTGAAAAGCAGGCCGATGGCCGATTGGCCGTCACCTTTGATAATGACCAGGTCGTGGTAACGGACGCGGTAATCAATGCCTTGGGCCGCAAAGCATTGGTCGAACCACTCAAGTTAGCGGCCGCAGGGGTTGAATTGGCTAGCCGCGGCCATCTTGAGGTCAATGAACATTACCAGACCAATGTCCCGCATATCTTCGCGGTCGGTGATGTCATCGGTCGAGTGCAGCTCACCCCGGTGGCGTTGGCCGAGGGCATGTACGTTGCGCATCATCTGTTTTCCCAAGATGCCCCGCGTAAGGTCAACTACGGTTTGATTCCGACCGCGGTCTTTTGCCAGCCCAACCTTGGCACAGTGGGTTTGTCCGAGAACGAGGCCATACTCCAGTACGATCGAGTGGCAGTCTTTGTGAGCCGTTTTAAAGCGATGAAAAACACCTTGTCGGGCAGTACTCATCGGACCCTGATGAAGGTATTGGTCGACACTGAAACCGATAAGGTAATCGGTTGTCATATGGTCGGCCATGAGGCCGGTGAAATCATCCAGGGTTTGGCTGTGGCCTTGCAAGCGGGCGCCACTAAGGCAGACTTCGACAGCACCTTGGGCATTCACCCAACGGCGGCCGAAGAGTTTGTCACCATGCGCACACCAACGCGCTTTATTGGTCGGACTGTTACGTCGGATTGA
- a CDS encoding response regulator — translation MTATAQKMIRVMLVDDQNLVREGIKSLLNLAGHIDIVGEAGDGEEALSLFAPLAPDVVLMDIRMPKLDGVSTLKQMKDTGIDIPVIILTTFDDHELVLNAIRAGARGFLLKDVSLESLVEAIDCVHRGETMIQPAVTERVIKGFTELQKDGGSRVEKDPVQDPLTQREIEILRLMAGGYSNKEISRAIFKSEGTIKNHVSNILAKLGVRDRTRAVLKALELGII, via the coding sequence ATGACTGCTACAGCGCAAAAAATGATTAGAGTAATGTTGGTCGACGACCAAAACCTCGTGCGCGAAGGGATTAAATCCTTACTCAATCTGGCGGGGCATATCGATATAGTCGGCGAAGCGGGTGATGGCGAAGAGGCCCTGAGTCTGTTTGCACCGCTCGCGCCCGATGTGGTGCTGATGGACATCCGAATGCCCAAACTCGATGGTGTATCGACCCTAAAGCAGATGAAAGATACTGGCATCGACATCCCCGTGATTATTCTCACCACCTTCGATGATCACGAGCTGGTGTTAAATGCCATACGAGCCGGCGCGCGAGGCTTTCTGCTAAAGGATGTGTCACTTGAGTCTCTTGTCGAGGCGATCGATTGCGTCCACCGCGGGGAAACCATGATTCAGCCAGCGGTAACGGAACGGGTGATAAAAGGCTTTACCGAATTGCAGAAAGACGGTGGCAGTCGCGTTGAGAAAGATCCGGTGCAAGATCCCTTAACCCAACGTGAAATTGAAATTTTACGCCTGATGGCCGGAGGCTACTCTAATAAAGAGATATCGCGCGCCATTTTCAAATCGGAAGGCACCATTAAAAACCATGTCTCCAATATTTTGGCCAAGCTGGGCGTCCGAGATCGGACCCGGGCGGTACTAAAAGCGTTAGAGCTCGGGATCATATAG
- a CDS encoding GNAT family N-acetyltransferase: MPLIALDDVAVVRLDDRFNRQARSLLYHSYKDEPTFKYLLDAQRPGYKQRIRATIRELIGLHMDRGEFIFGVVHKADDRLLGVAFFSDLQLKMDISKQLFWRLKMILTAGFESTRRFVDYFNDVQESLPSKNHRMVSLIGIHPDFQKQGLGKLLLESIHAITDQDENSIGLFLDTGNNRYLDFYQSLSYEVFTELPLGQLKEFVLYRPNPNYIDRTA, encoded by the coding sequence ATGCCACTGATAGCCTTAGATGACGTAGCGGTCGTCCGCTTGGATGACCGCTTTAATCGCCAGGCGCGGTCGTTGCTGTATCATTCCTACAAAGACGAACCGACCTTTAAATATTTACTTGATGCCCAGCGCCCCGGCTATAAACAACGCATTCGGGCGACAATTCGCGAGCTAATCGGTTTGCACATGGACCGAGGGGAGTTTATCTTTGGCGTGGTGCACAAAGCGGACGATCGCCTGCTGGGGGTCGCCTTTTTTAGCGATCTGCAGTTGAAAATGGATATATCCAAACAGCTCTTTTGGCGCCTAAAAATGATCCTAACCGCCGGATTCGAAAGCACTCGACGCTTTGTTGACTATTTTAATGATGTGCAGGAAAGTCTGCCGTCGAAGAACCATCGTATGGTCAGCCTAATCGGCATCCATCCCGATTTTCAAAAGCAGGGCTTGGGCAAGCTGTTGCTTGAATCGATCCACGCTATAACCGACCAAGACGAAAACTCCATTGGTTTGTTTTTGGACACCGGTAATAATCGTTATTTGGATTTTTACCAAAGTCTCAGTTATGAAGTATTTACCGAATTACCCCTAGGGCAACTCAAGGAATTCGTGCTCTACCGTCCCAATCCAAACTACATTGATCGAACCGCTTGA
- the gspM gene encoding type II secretion system protein GspM, whose translation MFENLFEPLRLKWAAYSRRDQRSLLALMVALLLAILIFGITLPVLKANKQLNKDLENAQGVYRELLSLAPQALGNSREDPTFDTGSLNSEVRRQAARFGVDIQRFEPDGTLLKVWLEDVRYPAVIQWLGGLTALGIGHTELTLEDRPKSGFVSVRVTLGTLN comes from the coding sequence ATGTTTGAAAACCTATTCGAACCGCTCCGACTCAAGTGGGCGGCCTATAGCCGACGCGACCAACGCTCGCTTTTGGCGCTGATGGTCGCACTGCTGTTGGCTATTCTAATTTTCGGTATTACCTTGCCGGTGCTTAAGGCTAATAAACAGCTAAACAAAGATCTAGAGAACGCCCAGGGTGTTTACCGCGAACTGCTGAGCTTAGCGCCACAGGCCTTGGGCAACAGTCGTGAAGACCCAACCTTCGACACCGGTAGTTTAAACAGCGAAGTGAGGCGCCAGGCGGCCCGCTTTGGTGTCGATATTCAACGGTTCGAGCCCGATGGCACTCTACTCAAGGTCTGGCTAGAGGATGTTCGCTACCCGGCGGTCATTCAATGGCTGGGCGGTTTGACGGCACTGGGCATTGGCCATACCGAGTTAACATTAGAAGATCGCCCCAAATCCGGTTTTGTCTCCGTCAGAGTGACCCTAGGGACTCTGAACTGA